TGTTCGGCCAGCAGGGCCATTGCCGGCCCGGCCACCTTAGAATTAAAGACGTGGATCTTCACTTCGGGGTGCTCCTCTTGATAGAGCTCGGCGGCGTGGCGGGCGGCGTTAAAGGAACCGGACAGGGCTGCGGTAATGGTAATGACGTATATTTCGTCGGCGCCAACGAAGGCTTGGGTCCATGCCCCGGTGCTGGGGCAGGCCGACCCGGTCTTTTCTTTGGAGGAAAAGAGGGCGGCTTGAAAGGAGGGCAAGTCAAGGTTTGTATCGTCAACGTAGTGGTTACCACTAACGGTGAGGGTGAGGGGGACGGTGACGTGGTCAATTCCGTTAATGGTTGGCGTGGTCAGATTGGCGCCGGAATCAGTGATGATTTTAATAGTCATTTTTATACCTCGATTATCTAAGCGGTTTTTGAAAAACCTTATTGACGCTATTCTATTATCATTAACTGATCAATGTCAACGGTTATTCAAAAACTTGATTTCGGGTGTGGTTGACGAATAAGTGGCGCCCTTCTTATAATGGTGGGAAAATAAGGAGGAGTAATGATGCGTGATTTAGAGACCCAGATGGCCGAGTCAATTCAAGGCTTTCATTTACCTCGCTACGGGGAGTTGCCGGCGGTGGGGTTGTACTTAGAACAAGTAACTAGCCTGATCAATCAACTACTGGCGCCCTTAGAAGACGTCACCCTAACCAGCTCAATGATTTCCAATTACGTTAAGTACCGGATGATTGGCCGACCCACTAAACGCCTCTACCAGCGCGAACAGGTGGCGGAATTGATTTTTATCGCCGTGGCTAAGAACGTCTTATCCTTAGATAACTTAAAGCGGGCGCTACGAATCCAACGCGATAATTACGAGGTGGCGGTGGCCTACGACTACTTTTGCGAGGAACTAGAGAACCTCCTAGCCGTTGTCTTTGGCTTTAAAGACCAGCCCGACCCGGTTGGTAAGGAAAACACCGAGCAAAAACGGATGCTAGAAAATTTGATCACCGCCGTTAGTCACCAGGTGTACTTGGATAAATACTTTGCCGCCCTGGAAAATGAGGACTAAAGAGGGGGGCGGGAAGTGACCTCGGAGACAGGTCGTTTGTAAGGTTGGGTGACGGTTGGCGCACTACGCACCATCTTTCGGTTTGCTTGGACAACTGATTTGCGGTCAGTTACCACGCTTGCTGTTTAACATTCGGAAAGACAATCAGAGCCCAGGAGAAAACACGTTTTTCTCCTGGGCTCTGATTGTGTATCTGATCTGACCTGGTAAGTTAGTTAATGACTACTTAGACTACTAATATTCGTCGTCGGCGATCTTATCCAAGGTGTCAATTGACGGGATGAAGAAGACCTGACCGTTGACCGGGGTTGAATAGTCCAAGAGGAGGTCGTTTTTGGTGAACATGTTAGTTAACATCGTCTTGGTAACGTCCCAGTAGCGACCGTAGCCAATGAAGTAAGTACCCGTTACGTTTTCACCAGGGTCGGAGAAGGGGACGTTCATCCGGATAATCTTGTGTTCGACATCGTTGCGGTTGTCTTGGGAAACAACGTTATGGGCGCGCTGGTTTTTGTCCTCGTCGCCCTGTTCTAAATCGGTGAACTTCCGCCGCCCGATGACTTGCTCCTGCTGCTCAGTCGAGAGGCTCTTCCAGGCGTCCATTTGGTGGAGGTACTTCTGGGCAAAGGCGTAAGAGCCGTTTTCAAATTCGGGGTCTTCTTCGTGAATGATCCCCCATTCGACGGCATCAGCGTCGACCGGGTTTTCCGTTCCGTCGACAAACCCGATGATCGCCCGCCCTTCAAAGTAGCGGAAGCCATGGGTCTCATCAACTACCTTGGTGACTGGCCGCAAGAAGGTCATGATCTCATCAATCACTTCGTAGGTGAGCGACTGGTCATCGGCCCGGACGTGAAAGAAGAGGTCGGCCGGAGTTCCCGGGGCGTCGTATTTGTCGCCCTTAATCCCGGTGAAGTCTTCTAATTCCTTTGGCTTCGGGGCCTGCGGGAAGAGGTAATCCCAGGCCTTGCTAGAAATCCCGCAGGCAATCCGCAGGTGACTATCGGGGTAGCGAACGTTTAAGGAGCGCTTGATCGCTTGCAAGCGGTCTGCCGTCTCCTCAACGGCGGCCTTTTCATTGGTTTGGTCTTGGCGGTTCAGGGAAAGCATCAAAAAGAGGACGTTTTTTCCGGCGTCACGGTATACATCTTGGGAACGTTGTGGGTTGACTGACATAAGAACCCCTCCTTATAAATAGATAAACAGTTTCCACCCTTAGTTTAGCACCATTCCAGGGAAAGGGTTAGCGAGGGGCGATAATTTTGGAGAAGGGGTTTAAATTGTCCTCGATCGTTACCAAAAACCGCTATTTTTTGAAAAAATTTAAAGGCTGATTGGGGCAGG
The nucleotide sequence above comes from Limosilactobacillus fermentum. Encoded proteins:
- a CDS encoding Dyp-type peroxidase yields the protein MSVNPQRSQDVYRDAGKNVLFLMLSLNRQDQTNEKAAVEETADRLQAIKRSLNVRYPDSHLRIACGISSKAWDYLFPQAPKPKELEDFTGIKGDKYDAPGTPADLFFHVRADDQSLTYEVIDEIMTFLRPVTKVVDETHGFRYFEGRAIIGFVDGTENPVDADAVEWGIIHEEDPEFENGSYAFAQKYLHQMDAWKSLSTEQQEQVIGRRKFTDLEQGDEDKNQRAHNVVSQDNRNDVEHKIIRMNVPFSDPGENVTGTYFIGYGRYWDVTKTMLTNMFTKNDLLLDYSTPVNGQVFFIPSIDTLDKIADDEY
- a CDS encoding DUF1836 domain-containing protein, which encodes MMRDLETQMAESIQGFHLPRYGELPAVGLYLEQVTSLINQLLAPLEDVTLTSSMISNYVKYRMIGRPTKRLYQREQVAELIFIAVAKNVLSLDNLKRALRIQRDNYEVAVAYDYFCEELENLLAVVFGFKDQPDPVGKENTEQKRMLENLITAVSHQVYLDKYFAALENED